In Lolium rigidum isolate FL_2022 chromosome 7, APGP_CSIRO_Lrig_0.1, whole genome shotgun sequence, the DNA window CAAAATAGTTACATCGTTTACGAGCTTGCTGAGTATGAAACTAGAGGGATTCATCGATCCAAGTACAAGAAACTCTAGCGAGCTCGTGAGCTACCTGGTTAGCCTCCCTAGTACAAAACTCAATAAACACATTGCCGAAACCACTCCAAAGaatattacaatcatcataaatggtTGCAACCGATGTCGCTGAAAAACCCCCATCCTTCATAGTTTGTACCACTTGAGCACAATCAGTTTGAATCATAAAATTCTGGATACCAATATgttgagccaaagataatccttcCCGGAATGCATAGGCTTCAGCCATAGAAGCATCTATCACATGTGGTAGGAAAATTTGCCTGGCAGCAATACAATTGCTCGTGCTATCTCTAATAACAACTCCAGTCGCCCCCCTTACCAGAATTTTCATCGAATGCCGCATCAACATTGATTAACAAACAGCCTTCCAACAGTTTCTTCCAACCTTCTCTTTGCTTTGCATCCGGTTTCTTCAACATTGTCATATAATTTTTTGTTAAAACCCTGATAGACATAACTGATCTAAACGgagtttgaacatttttcccATGAACCTTCTGTCTTCTTTCCCACCAAATATACCAGCCATCAATAAGGACCAGCTCGGCTAAGCCAACCTCATCAAGAGATTGCACACGCCCTCCTCTTTTTATAATTTCCTCTATCACCACAGACCCGGATCTGTTTAGATTAATAACTTCATATAGAACATTGGTCATACCCAGGCAGTTCCAAACCTCCCTTGCTCTTGGACAAGTGAATAGCATATGTTTGATATCCTCACATAGGGCCCCCCTTGATTCCCAATGTGGAGATTTGTAAGGACTCCACGGTAAGGAATCATGGCATAAAGAACTCTCCAGCCAAAAAAATTGACTTTACTCGGAATTTCTAAACTCCATAATTTTTCCCAAACTAAATTATTTGCACCTTCCGCTATTGTCTCATTTCTATTATTTCTTCCAAACTTATAATTCCACTGACAGTAGTACGCTGATTGGACTGAAAATAGACCCAACTTGTTATAATACCAAGCCACGAAATATTCTCTATCCGGTGTCAACGGAATCTGCAAGATTCTATGTGCATCAACTGGCCAGAATATATCCTCAATCAACTCTTCATCCCAAGCACCATTCACTGGATTTATCAGATCAGCCACACGTGTAATAATATTAGTCCCTCTCGGCGTCATTACCTTTAAATTATGGCTTGAAGGTATCCAACTATCCTCCCAAATATTAATTTGGCTACCATCACCAACTCTCCAGATACACCCCTCCTTGAAACATTCCAACCCTGCAAGAATACTTTGCCAAGTAAAAGAGCTCCCACTTTTCAATTTTGCATTAATGAGTCAACCATCATGGTAGTATTTTGCTCTCAATACCCTTGCACAAAGAGAATCCGGCTCACTGAGTAGCCTCCAAACTATTTACCAAGCATAGATAAATTAAAAACATTGCAAATCTCTAAACCCCATGCCTCCACTCTTCTTCGGTATACATAATTTCCACCATGCCTTCCAATGCGTATATTTTTGCTCTTCCTCATCACCCACCAGAATTGAGAGATGGCGTCAGATATTCCTTTACATATGTTTTTTAGAATCTTGAAAACCATCATAGCAAAGACTCGTATTGCTTGAGCAATAGCTTTTATAAGGATTTCTTTCCCTCTCAAACTAAGCATTCTCTCCTTCCAGCCACTTATCCTTGCAATCACTCTATCCACCAAGTGTCTCGCTTTTATCAATACCCACCATCGCTGGTAAGCCCAGATATTTGTCATTCAGAGACTCCGTCATAATATTCAGAATCTGGCAAACCTCCCCTCTCACATCCACATTAGTGTTCGGACTAAAATAAATACTCGACTTACTTTCAAACAGTTTTTGCCCCGAACTAGCACAATAATTCTCCAAAATTTCCTTAAGATTAGTTGCATTCTTACTATCTGCATTCAGAAGAATCAGCGAGTCGTCCGCAAAGAGTAAATGTGATACCATTGGCGCCCGCACACCTTCTATTTCTCCCCTCAGTTCCGCTCCCTTGAGCATACTTGATAAACCCCGCGCCACAAAAAGAAATAAATACGGTGACAAGAGATCCCACTGTCTCAAGCCTCTAGATGGTTGGAAAACTTCTGTCACCAAAGATTTAAATCTGACATTGTAGCTTAGTGATGAAACACAAGCCATCACCATATCAACCCATCTTCTATCAAATCCCATTTTCAAATAGAAAACTGCCACCTCAAAAAAAATAAAGCAACCTGCCCAGCCATGGCAAGCAAATCCCGCTTGCCGCGCGTGATGGTAGCCTTCACTGTTTCTGGATCACTCGAGACCGTTTTGACCGCTCCGACGTTGATGTGTACTGCATCAAATATGCTTCACCTACCGTCTATTCCCAAATTTGCTTCCCTCATTCTCTTATTGATTGTGCTAGATCCATAATGTACATTGATAATTTGTACTCTCTCCGTTCCATGAAACTTGTCTcaaatttgtccaaatttggaTGTAAATTGTATAAATTCTTTGTTATATAGCGTGCATCCCGAGGCAAGAAAATTCAGCCAGAATGAAAAACAATTTAGTAATAACACTTTAAATATTTCCATGCATGATGGAACAACAGCTCACACATCTCACTACTCAACCTGTGATGTTAAATTCCCCATGATTTTCTGCTTTCCGAATACGGGGTTATTTCTGAGGGATATTACTACATGGTAATAATTTACAGCAAGAGTACACCTTTTAGGTTCCTGTAACACACATTAGATAACAAGAAACATCAGTCACATATGCTGAAACACACTTACTAACTGATTTTCTACTTATCACCAGTTCACAACAAGAGACCAAACAACATTGACTCGCATCTTACAAAACCCAACATCACACGTATCCTCACTTCTACCTGCTTTTCTAGGTGCAAATGTTACTTGATCTTTGCCAACAAAATCAGCCTGGTCATTGCCCTGCCATGCATCCACCCAAAGCTTCAGTTCCCCATCTGCTTCGACGGGCACAACACATCGTGAAAGCTCAATCACACCATCACTCATGACAGACACCATGCCATCCCGAGAATCAAGCAGCACCATCTCCAGATCATTGAGATGAGGCATATGTGCAACAAATCGCCCATGATGGTGAGTTGGCCAGGATCCCTCGATGACCTGAAATGTGATAGTAGCCTCTACTGTTTGTGCAAGATGGCCGATTGTCAACTCCACTGTGCTTAGCTTAGAAGAGTATGTGTGGCAGTGAACTCCATGGCAAGGTTCACCAGAAGCATAGTACTTGTCCTCAATGAGTAGAAGGCTTAGGAATTTATCTTGAGAAGGCGTGTCTCCCTTCACTTTCAGCTCGACCTCGTAGTTGACAGGATCAATGATCACGATAGCACGGGTAGGACCAGTCAACGATAGAGAGGCATCCTGCATTATGACGTTTCCAAAGTAATCAAATTTGTGTTCTTAGTGAATAAGAGACCAAACATAAATATTCAGTAAAATGTCACTGCCATACTGTTCTACAGTGAGATTGGCACTGCTGGAACTAAGAAAATTTAACTGGTCAATCTTCCCTATTGAATAAAGTATCACATATGCCTAACCCCATTAACATACATGCCCGAACAAACGGAAACTAGACTAAAGCAGAAAATTATATCATCCAGGGATCTAGTCTATTAGAAGGAAGCAAGACGAATCCGATAACTTGAAGCTGACAAAAGGTCCACTGTCAAACCTGGTAAAAGCTACTTGAGTTCTGATTGCAACCACAGTAGTTGCCCAATAGTAGAAAGCATAGCCAAGTTTTTGTTTGATTACTTTACAATATAAAATTGAAAAGGTGAGCACAAATAATTCTGGAACCATTGATTATAATTACTTGGACACTTGATCACCTTTAAGAAAGACCAGCCGGTGTGCTTGAAATGTACCAGGCACAATCTGATTTGTGAACTTTTCTAGTGTACAACTTGTTTCCGATGCATACAAGCCATGGTCAAAACGTGGCGGCTCGAACTCAAACTACATCACTTTATCACAGATACTTAATTTCAAAATCGCCTTCATTGCGTAAACGCCACCGTGTGTGATGATTAGCATATCATCTTGAGATAGCATCAAGTAAATGAGCATATACCTCCGGGGTGAGCGTCTGGCAATTGTCTCTGGTGCGGTTGAAGATGAGGTTCCGATTGCGGTCTACTGAATCCCGCGCAGCAACGACGCCGTATACATCCAGCGGCCACTCCAGGCACTGGTTTACTTGTGTCACCTTCACCGAGAAGATGACCACGGAATCAGCATAGCCTACACGGGTATAGGGCGGCGGGGGCTCGTGGGTGTACCGCATCGGTGGAATAGAGGCTGCAGGCAGCAGGATCAAAATTCAGACAAGTAATTCAGCCATGACAATTCACCAAACAAATCGAACCCTCAAGATCAAAAAGTAAGAGGAATCAATGGCCGGGATCAGGGGGGAGAGGAGGACTGAAGAACCAAGGAATCAGTGCTTACTGGCGTCCTCGTAGGAGCCGTGGGAGCGGGAGAATATCTGGATCCAGCTCTCGCGGTAGCGCGTCGCGATGGCGGCCTCCGGGTCCTCTTTGTtcgccgcttccgccgccgcgtccgccgccgcctccgcggccTCCTGCTCGCGGCGTTTCTCCGCGTTCGCTTCCAGCAGCAGGCGATCCTTCCTCGTCCACTTGTCCTCGCGGTTCCCCCTCGCGGCCTTCCACTGCCTGCGGTTCATCCTCGGCGGCTTCGCTTCCTCGGGgatctccgcctccgcctccatcgacgccggcgtcggagaagaagcgACTAGggagcgcgcggcggcggagTCGGAGAAGAGCACAGTAGCGAGCAAGGATCAGAACCGCTCGTCCAAGTAGTTCCTATTCTTTCGTGGCCCACTAGGCACAGCGCGTTGGCGGGCCACCCAAATGGTTTCGCTTCGTGTCGTATATTGCAGCCCACAGAAGAAGCTTTGGAGTATAagctaaaaaaaaaaagctttggAGTCTAAAACAAACTTTGGATCCTACAAAAAAAACAAGTAAATCACCCTCAAAAAAGGTACTGTAAATAGCTTTGGTGTTACCCAAAAAGAAGCTTTAGTGTTTGATTATCAGTTTTATCACCAGCATTACCAGTACCACGAAAAACTGAATGACATCTCACCTTAATATCTCTCTCACATTTTTTCAAGCTACATTTGAACTTAATTCTTGCAGTGAACTAGGCAAATGCAGGAGTAGTAGTATTTAATTTCTTCTGTACCACCGACCCAGCAGCAGAAAGGATCGCAAAACTCAAGTTACCTACCATCATTGAAGCTGCACAGTTTCTTCCTACAGGCAAGTATGGCCCAACCATCTACACAATCTCGAAAAAAAGATATGTTTTGAAATCGAATACAACTACAATCTACACGTTCTCAGAGTCAATGAAGAAAATTATGCAGCATCAAAACAAATAAGATTGGATTAAATAACGACTTGGTTTAGCCTCTTCCAAAAAGATAAAAACAAGCAGGCAGCCCGCAGCTGCACACAAATATATATTCATCAAAGTTCCAACGTTTGCCTAAGGGTACGCCTAAACATCATGTTTTTTCAACTAGAGAGTATGTACAAATGGGAGCATCGAAATCAAATTAATCGTGCTGCATATCTAGTGGCAAATTTTCCTTCGCTCCAGCGCCTGGGCCTATGATAAGCTATCTGACCCGCCAGCGCCTGCAAAACTGGGATAAAACCTACACTACAGATGGCCAGGAAACTTGTGCAAGAAGAACTTGCATAACTAACTAGCCATGCATTCCAAGGGTAGTGTGATCAGCCCCTATACGTTGAAGAGATACCCGAGATCTTCTACGGTGAGCCGAGTTGAAATGCCACCAGATTTCTCGCCGAAAGCGGATTCCACCATCTCTCTCTTTTTCGCCTGGCAAGAGAAACATAAACACTTCGTCAaacaaacaagcaaacaaaaaatAACAGGGGGTATGCATACACACAACACAAGCACAGCGCGAAAACCACACACCACTGTCTTGCTACTCCATAATATATATTATAATTCGCTGAACAGACCTCCAACAAAAGaatattttcaaaatagaaaGCAAGTCCTCCTGGGATTATGTATCTGCACAGATCTTGCTACTTTGTTATATAACACTATCGATCTACACTCATCATTAATTCATCTTCATATAGAAGGGGTGCTG includes these proteins:
- the LOC124670851 gene encoding uncharacterized protein LOC124670851 — its product is MEAEAEIPEEAKPPRMNRRQWKAARGNREDKWTRKDRLLLEANAEKRREQEAAEAAADAAAEAANKEDPEAAIATRYRESWIQIFSRSHGSYEDATSIPPMRYTHEPPPPYTRVGYADSVVIFSVKVTQVNQCLEWPLDVYGVVAARDSVDRNRNLIFNRTRDNCQTLTPEDASLSLTGPTRAIVIIDPVNYEVELKVKGDTPSQDKFLSLLLIEDKYYASGEPCHGVHCHTYSSKLSTVELTIGHLAQTVEATITFQVIEGSWPTHHHGRFVAHMPHLNDLEMVLLDSRDGMVSVMSDGVIELSRCVVPVEADGELKLWVDAWQGNDQADFVGKDQVTFAPRKAGRSEDTCDVGFCKMRVNVVWSLVVNW